Sequence from the Deltaproteobacteria bacterium genome:
GGACATGATCACGGCAAATTCCTCTCCCCCGTAGCGTGCCACCATGTCGCCGGGACGATGAAAGGTTTGACTGATTGCCTCGGCCACCTGCTTGATGACAAAGCAGACCGCCGCCATGATGATCAAGGCTGTCCCGTAGAAGCAGCGGATATAGTCCTGCTGGTGAAAAAGAAAGCCTGTCATAAGAGAGTTATATGGAGAGCTCCATGTCCTGGTGTACGGCAAAGCACTCCAGCGAAGCCCTTTGTTCCTTGACGATCCGACGACAATCCGCCACGATTTCGTCTACGGCGGCATCAGATCTTTCCTGGTTATGATGGAATAAACCAAATTTTGTTACCTGGGCATCAATCGCCAATTGCAAGGCCTGCTTATAGACGGAATGCCCCCAGCCTCTGGTTATCCGGTAATCCTCCTCCCGATATTCCGCATCATGAACAAGGACATCGGCCTTATAAGAAAAGGCAACGTAATCTTCATAGGCCAAGCCGCCCGGGTGCCGATGACCAAGTTCGTTATCCGTAAGGAAGATAAAGTTTTTCCCATTTTCGAAAAATTTGTAGCCGATGCCTTGATTGGGATGACTCAGGGAAATCGTGGTTACTTGCACGGCCTGATGCGTAAAAATTGTATCGCAGGTTTCATGGTAATTAATGTCAGCTTTAAGATCGGAAAAATCAACGGGAAAATAGGGAGGGAGCATGATGTTGGCAATCATTTGCTTGATTGAAGTCTGGACAAAGGGACACCCGTACACGGCAATACTCGTCCCGGCCACATAGATCGGTTTGAAAAAAGGAAATCCCATGAGATGGTCCCAATGGGCGTGAGTAAAAAGCAAGGCGAAATGATTACGGTTTTCGGCTATCAAGCGGTTTCCCAATCTACGAATGCCGGAACCAGCGTCAATAACGATTATTTCATCATCCTTGGTCCTGATTTCCAAACAGGTGGTGTCTCCACCGTACTTCAAATATTCCCTGCCGGAAACGGGGATAGACCCGCGCGCGCCCCAGAAGCGAACAATCATTTTCATCCCCTCCAGAAAGAGTCGCTCACTTATAAATTATAAATCAGTCGTGGTCAAGTATTTCGAGCATAAAATCGCGTAATATCGTCAACTTTTGTTCAGCTTATCGTTCCAAGCGGTCAGATCGGGCTTAAATGCGGCCAGAAGCGGCGCTACGTCACCATCAATCGTAATGCCGTCAATGCGGTCATTCTGGGAGATGCTGTTTACCACCTGCATGTCCTCCTCCCCGACAATCGCCCCAAACACCGAGTGGTGGCCGTCGAGCCAGGGCGTGGGCACATGGGTAATAAAGAATTGACTGCCATTGGTGTTCGGGCCGGAATTGGCCATGGATAATATGCCCGGTCTGTCGTGGCGCAGTCCCGGGCTGAACTCGTCGCGGAACTTGTAGCCCGGTCCACCGGTTCCGGTGCCCTGCGGACATCCGCCCTGAATCATGAAGTCGCTGATAACGCGATGGAATTTAAGGTTGTTATAGAACCCGCGCTGGACCAGATTGACAAAATTGGCCACCGTAAGCGGTGCCTTATCTGCAAAAAGCTGCAAGCGGATAACGCCCTTGTTGGTCTTGATGATTGCCTCGATACCTCTGTTTTCTGACATGTTTTCCCCTTTTCCTAAGTTAATTTAATATTTTTGTCCGGATAGCCTAACGCCCACCGAGTCATTATAAGTCTTTGCACTATGCTGAAATTCAGCTATGTTGTCAAAACAAATCTCTATCTACAATTTAGTTTAAAAAACAAATTGCGATACAAAATTGTTTCTTTTATTCGCCTAAAATAAACAACCTATTTATAAATATATAATATATTCAATAATTTACTAATATATGTAATCTGGCATCCTATTTGCTCATTGAAAGCAAACAATTCCAGGGGAGGAAATAATTATGAATTCAGGTGATACAGCATGGGTTTTAATCTCGAGCGCGCTCGTTCTGCTGATGACCGTGGGGCTGGCCTTTTTCTACGGAGGCCTGGCGAGAAGGAAAAATGTCCTGTCCATCATCATGCAGTGCTTCATCATCATGTGCGTGATCAGCCTGCAATGGGTTCTTTACGGCTATTCGCTGGCTTTTGGACCCGATACTGGCCTCGGCATCATCGGAGGCCTGGCCTGGCTTGGCCTCCAGGGTGTGGGCGGGCAACCCAATGCGGACTACGCCGCCACGATACCCCACCAGGTTTTTATGATCTTTCAGGCCATGTTCGCGATTATCACCCCCGCGCTGATAATCGGGGCCTTTGCGGAAAGGATCAAGTTTTCTGCTTTTCTCTTATTTACCATCCTTTGGTCAACACTGGTCTACGATCCCCTTGCCCATTGGGTATGGGGCACAGGCGGGTGGCTGCGCGACCTGGGAGGCCTGGATTTTGCCGGCGGAATTGTCGTCCACGTCAGTTCCGGCGTTTCCGCGCTGGTCATGTGTATCTTGATCGGCAAAAGAATCGGTTCCGATAAGCAGGGCTACCGACCGCATAATCTGCCCTGGACGGTTATGGGAGCGGGCATGTTATGGTTTGGGTGGTTCGGATTCAACGCCGGCAGCGCGTTGGCCGCCAACGGCCTCGCCGCCAATGCCTTCGTCACTACCAATACGGCCACCGCCGCCGCCGGCCTTACCTGGGCCATCATCGAATGGCACAAGCATGGAGCGCCCACACTGCTCGGCACCGTAACGGGCGCCGTGGCCGGCATGGTAGCAATTACCCCTGCCTGCGGTTTCGTTTCTCCGCTGAACGCCATCTTCATCGGCATCATAGTCAGCGTTTTCTGTTTCTTTGCCATTACCCGGATAAAGGCCCGTTTCGGATATGATGATGCCCTCGATGTCTTCGGCGTACACGGTGTCGGCGGCATCTGGGGGACGATTGCCACGGGGCTATTCGCCGAAAAAGCTATTAACGCAGTCGGCGCCGACGGACTCTTTTTTGGTGGCCTGCATCAGTTTCTCGTTCAGGTATTGCTCGTAATTGTCGCGGCAACCTACGCGGTGGCAGTTACCTGGGTACTCTTCAAGCTCATAGATGCCCTGGTCGGCATGAGGGTGGAGAGAAAAGACGAGCTTATCGGTCTCGATTTGACGCAGCACAATGAATCGGCCTATACGGTACTGGAATAGGAGGAGGAAAATACCATGAAATTAATTATTGCGATAATTCAGCCCCATAAGCTTGACGAAGTGATCCACGCCCTGGAGGAGATAGATGTAAATTTACTGACCGTCACCAATGTCCTGGGACGGGGAAGACAAAAAGGCGTCACGGAGATTTATCGCGGGGCCAAAGAGGTGGGTACCCTGCTGAAAAAGGTCAAACTGGAAATCGCCGTGAACGAGGATTTCGTCGAACCAACCATCGGTGCCATCACCAAAGGGGCGCACACGGGTGAGATGGGCGACGGCAAAATCTTCGTGCTCGATCTGGGTGAATGCGTGCGCATCGGCACGGGCGAGCGGGGCGGCCCGGCAATAGGATAAACCGGAGGGTAAAGATAATAATTATGTCTCCTCCCCGGCCATCCTATGCGTGTTTAGTAAGATAAGAGTAGCTTTCTGATAGAAAGCAGTTATAATTAACCTATCAACGGGAAGAAAGAGGGAATATGATTGTCCGAAATATCAATGGTCCGGAAGCCATCGCCACAACCTATATAGCCCATGGGGGTGGCATGGCCAGGATGGTGCTGACGAGCAGCCTTCTCAAGAGCATGGAGTTTTTTGCCTACGCTGTCGTCCCATCCGGTAATGAACTGGAAGAGCATATTGACCCCGTGGAGGAGATATACTTTATCCTGTACGGCGGCGGTCTCATGAGAGTGGGTGAGGACGAACAGGAAGTCAAGGCCGGTGACGCCGTCTGGATTCCCGCCGGGGACAGACACGGCCTGAAAAACACGGGGACAGAGACCACCGCAATCATCGTCGTGGCTGCCTATCCTACGCGTTAGAACCAGACCTTGACGTGGTTGCCGAAGATGAGAATTCCGATTAAAACGGCTCCCACGGCGGAAATCAGCACCGCGGCGGCGGCAACATCCTTCGCCCGACCGATGAGCGGGTGGTGGGCAGGGTGAACGGCATCAGCGATGGCCTCCAGGGCAGTATTCATCCCTTCGGCAACCCAGACAATTATGATGGCAATTATCAGGAGACACCACTCCAGCCGCTGGAGATTGAGAGCGAGTCCCAGGACGAACACGGCCCCCGTAGCCGCCAAATGGATCCGGGCGTGGGGCTGAGAGCGGATCAAGAACGCCGCGCCCTTGATGGCACAAGCAAAACTGCTTATCCGTCTCTGCAGATAGGCGATCACGATTCCCCCTCTCTCAAGTTAATTTCAATATCGGTATAACATCAAAATCCCATAACGGTCGCCACTGACATCGGGTAGCAGCGCCAAAGGGCTATTCTTTTTCTTGTGATAACGGAGAACGGCGCGGGCGGTAAAATAGCCAACTGCGGCGCCAAGAAAGACATCTGAACTCCAATGTTCGTTGTCATTCACACGAGCCAGTGCCACCAGTGATGCCATCCCATAGGCCGCGGGAGCGACATAGGGGCCGTCACTCTCTCCGGCAACAACCGTTGCCAGGGCAAAGGCCGCGCTAACATGCTCGGAAGGAAAAGACAGGTTATCAGTTGATAATCCCGGTCCGTCCCAGCGGTTATACTGGTCGCCCGTATTCGGGCGATGCCTATGCCCGGCAATTTTGACTACCCCGGTGAAGACCCCGGCCAAAACGATGCTTTCTGCTCCTAACAGACCGATCCGTTTTGCTTTTTCGCTCTCCTGTACCTCCCCGTAGAGATAAATAAACCCGGCAGCCGGGAGAGTATACAGACCATTGCCGAAAGGTGTGAATACCTTGGCAAGGTCGTCGGTGGTCCTGTTCCTCCGCCTCTGCACCCAGTCCTTGAGATCCTGATCATAGGCATACAAGCCGGCTGTCACGGACAAGACCAAGGCCGCAGTGTACCACTCCCTGTCATCCCAGCGCACTGGAGAAGTCAGTATCTTGCCTGTATCGCCGACGTATCCCTTTAGATAACTCATGTCCAGCTTCAGGTCTGCGCCGGGAATCGCTTGAGGCCGTTCGCAATCCGACCGATCGGGGGAACAAATAGCCAGGTTATCTGCGGCCCATGAGGACGGAACGGAGAAAATGCCGGCCATACTTAGAAATAGAAGAAAAACAATGGCTTGACTACTTGGCCACCTATTCGACGGGAAGTTAGCTCCTTTCACCCTGCTTTTCATCTTAAGCCCGCTATGGTAGACTTGTCCGCACCGGGGTGGCGCTATCAACCGTTAGCCCGTTGCCAAGCTGACCATAAACATTGCTGCCCCATGCCCAGACCGTGCCGTCACCCGTTAAGGCGCCCTTCAAGGCTACCGAGCCTTCATAGCCAGCGGCAATATCCGTCACACCCGACAGGCCGCTTACCGCTACCGGGGTGGCGCTGTCAATCGCAACACCATTCGTAAGGCCATTACCAAGCTGACCCTTGTAGTTATTTCCCCATGTCCAGACCGTGCCATCGCTTTTCAGGGCCATAGTGTGGCCAAAGCCTGCGGCCACGGCTGTCACCCCCGAAAGTCCGTTTACCTGCACCGGGGTACTGCTCGGCTGAATGTTCCCGTTGCCAAGTTGACCAGTGGCATTATTCCCCCATGCCCAGACCGTGCCGTCATTCTTCAAGACCACTGTGTGATCATAACCGGCAGCGATGGCGGTCACCGTTCCAATAGACATTCCGCTGAGTCCTATTACCTGCACCGGGTTTTTTTTTAACGTCGCACTGCCATCGCCCAGCTGTCCACTACTATTATTCCCCCACGCCCAGACCGTGCCGTCGTTTTTCAGCGCCACGGTGTGACCGGAACCTGCCGCTATGGCTGTTATACTCGTCAGCCCACTTACCTGTACCGGGGTATTTCTTTGAGTCGTGCTCCCATCGCCCAACTGGCCATTAATGTTATTGCCCCATGCCCATACCGTGCCGTCGTTTTTCAGGGCCACGGTGTGGCTATCTCCTGCCGCTATGGCCGTCATACTCGACAACCCGTTTATCTGCGCCGGGGTGTTTCTTGACGCCATGCTCCCATCACCCAGTTGTCCATTGCTGTTATTGCCCCACGCCCAGACTGTGCCGTCGTTTTTCAGGGCCGCGGTGTGACCGGAGCCCGCCGCAACGGATATAATATCCGACAGCCCGCTAATCTGCACCGGGGTGTTTTTCGCCGTTACGCTCCCATCGCCCAGCTGCCCATTATTGTTATTGCCCCATGCCCAAACCGTACCGTCGTCCTTTGTATAAACCGTGTGGGTCGCCGTTGCCATCTTGCCAATAAAATGAACAGCAAAATCGAATCCCGTGCCGTCAATGCCGTTCAGCCAAGCAGGACGGAATAGCGGGCGAAAAGGTGATCCCGTCAATGTGGGCGTTATCGTGAACGTGCCGCCAGGCACTCCGCTAAAGGCATAATAACCATTTGAATCTGTCGTTACGCTCATTGAAGTGTCACCGGCCAGAATTACCGTTACGCCGGCCAGCGCTGACCCGGCGGACGTAATCCGGCCCGAAATGCTGTATGTCTTATCGCTGCCACTCCCACAACCTGAAAGCAGCAGCAGCAGCAGCACGCTTAACAGGCAACCATACATCGCCTCGAAAAGCTTATTGCACTTCAACGTGCTATTGTTTATCACAGCCAACATCTCCAATTAATTGCCTTTTATACAAAAAAGAAAATCTTTATCGCCGCTGATATTGGCAATACCAGCAAGAGACATCTTTCCCTTCGCTGCATTCATCTTTCCGGAAGTGAAGTTAATAATGCCATCTGTGTCTGTAGTGGCGCTACCAACAATTAAAACCCCGGCATTGTCAATAGTGACTGTCCCCCCGGTAAAGGAAACCGTCCCTCCCGTATCCGAACGTGTATAAGAGCCACCCGTTACATTTCCCGACGAGTCGAAGGTAATTGCGCCTCTGAGAGTGGCCTTTTTAGTGCTGTCAGTACCTTTGCTGCTGGCGCCATTGATGTACCACGTGCCGGACAAGTCTGCGGCGGTAAAAGTTCCTCCCGCTCGAATTGCCGTAACCAGGTCAAAATTAGAAGAATCGGTACCGGCAACAAAAAACATGATATCCTTATCATAGTAGTTCATCATACCTTGTTTTAAGGAAAGATCGGTGCCGGGGCTCGTGGCAACTAAACTTGTAGCGGGGTATGTGTCGTTCAATAATCCGTTGCCATCGATAGCAAAAAATCCCTTTCCCCCCGGTTCAGCAATAGTTGCCTTTATCCCATCGCTCGCGTTAGTCACCGTTATTAGACCATGATCACCGCCAGCACTAAATACATACCAGGTAGCGGCTAAATCTATAGATGAAAAACCTCCCGTTAGTCGAATTGCCGCAACCAGGTCATCTTCCCCATAATTTGTACTGAGAACAAAAAACATTATATTCTTTGATGCATCCATCTTGCCGGACCCGACATAAAAATTGACCCCCAGGTTGGTGGTGGCACTACCGCTTAATACTCCTGAGCTGTCAATGCCGAATAATCCTCCCGTGGTACTAGCTGATTGGTTATTAGAGCGGGTGAAAGACCCTCCTAAGACTACCTGTCCGAGTGAGTCAAGAATCAGCTTACCCCTAAGATTCCCGGCCACGATGTTTTCTGCAGGTGAAGCGCCGACGCTGGCGCCATTCGTCGCATAGAGGTACCAAGTACCGGATAGATCGGAAGTTATGAAAGGCGTCCCCGGCGTCGGCGCCGGAGCGGCATCATCCCCTCCTTTGCCACAAGCTGCGAGTTGCATAATCAACAGCAAGCACAAAAACAACACCTCAAAAAAATATTTCCTGTTTTTCATTTCTACCCCCTGAATAGTAACATATTAATTTTTATTAGTTTATTATAGATCAGGTACGTCTCTAACACGACTATCCGCATCAGGCACATCGTAACTGCGCGTACATATCACGTTCTCAATTGCTTTATCCATACATATTTACTTAGAGCATACTTTGCAAGTTATTTAAAGACCCCACTTCGACCTTGACAATTAATGGCGACTATGTTCTAAAGCAGCTCATAAAATTAGATGGGAGCAGTATATGAAGAAGAATTTAACGAATTTTTCCAATACCAAAAGAAAAAGGACGCACGGCTTTCTCGTGCGCATGGCCACCAAAGGGGGACGACTGGTCCTGAACAGACGACGGGCCAAAGGCAGGAAGAAACTGGCCGTTTAGCCGCAACAGAAGCAAAAAGAGAACCTCTATGCTCTTGGAAAGGCTCTTGTTACCATGGGAATAAATGCCTTTCGCCCGGATGAGAAGATTCGCAAGAGACTGGAATATTTGTCAATATATCAAAAGGGGACGAGGACTTACACGCACCACTTCACCATCGTCGCTCAGAAAAACGAGTTGGGATACGGAAGGTTAGGAATAACGGTTAGCAAGAAGGTCGGTGATGCCGTTCGTCGTAACAGGATAAAACGGCTGATAAGAGAGTTCTTCCGGTTGAATAAAACCTGGCTGGTCGCCTCTCGAGACATCGTCGTCATCGGCAAAAAGGGCATGCCCCGCCTGAGTTATCAGGATGTTTGCAAGGAATTAGCAGTCCTTGTGTCCAATTAAGGTCACCGAATAGAGAATGATTACCAGGATAGCAGGCAGGATTTTCATCTGCTCTATAAGGGTTTACCAGCTCTGTATTTCTCCCTTGCTAATACCTTGTTGCCGTTTTTATCCTACCTGTTCCGAATATGCCATCACTGCGATCAGACGCCATGGCCCGCTCAAGGGGTTGCTTTTCTCCGCCCGACGTATTTTTCGTTGTCACCCCTTCCATCCCGGTGGTTACGATCCAGTGAAATAAATTTGGCAACTACTTGAGGAGCCAGTCAATAAAAATCGGAGGAGTTTAATATAATGGATAAAAAGAGTATTCTCGCCATCGCTCTGTCATTTGCGGTCTTGTATATTTACCAGGCCTTTTTCGTTAAACCCCCGCCGCCGCCCAAGAAACCGGCAGCGACTCAAGAACAGGCCGCAACCGTCGCCGATAAAGGGACGATCAATGTGGTGGCCAGTCGCGCCGCAACTTCAATAAACGCGGTGCCCGCAGGCATCGTTTCCCTGCAACAGCGGCAAGGTATTGATGATAAAAATATTCCCCTGGAAACGGACGAATACAGCGCCGTCTTTTCCACCCGCGGCGCCGCCTTAAAATCGTTCCAGTTGAAAAAATACCGGACCAGCATTGATAAAAATGCCAAGCTTATCGAACTGGTAAAGACTAGAGCCGACCTTCCCGCCCCACTCACCGTCTCCTTTGGCGGGTCCGATTTCAACATTCCCGATAATGCTCTTTATGAAGCCCGGGGGGCGGCAAACGCCGCCCAGAACCCCGACGAGGGCGGACAATTAATATTTACCCTGGAATATCCCGGTCTCCTTAAGGTCGAAAAGATATACCGGTTTCATCGCGGAAAGTATAATTTCGACCTGGAAGTAAGGACCACCAACCTGACGAACAACGCGGTAAACCAGGTGACCAGCCTCAACTGGCACGAACTCATAGATCAGAATGCCAAACCGGATGAATATGGCCATGACGGACCGGTTTCCATGGTGGCTAAAAATATTGAGCGCGAAGATCTTAAGAAAATGGCGTCCTCCAAGACCATGGGACCTGATGTTTCCTGGGGAGGATTTGAAACTAAATATTTCATCGCCGCAATGATTCCCCAGACCCCTTCCCTGACCACGCTATCTCTGACCAAGGATGCCCAGAATACTGTCAGCGTGACTCTGAAATCGCCAAAAACCCTCATACCGCCGGGGCAAACGGGATCTAACAGCTACTCCCTTTATCTGGGCCCCAAGGACCACAGTCTCCTTTCGGCCAGTAACGCGGGGCTGGAAAACGCCATTGACTTCGGCGATTGGCTCAAGTGGCTCGCCATGCCCCTTTTGATCTCCCTTAAGTTTATCTATAATAACTTCATCCATAATTACGGGATCGCCATTATCCTGCTGACGTTAATTATCAAAATTATTTTCTGGCCGCTGGGCAACAAGAGCTATCGGTCCATGAAAGAAATGCAAAAGCTGCAACCCAAAATAGCCGAAATGCGCGAAAAATATAAAGACGATAAGGCCCGCATCAGCCAGGAGATGATGGCCCTTTACAAGTCTCACAAAGTTAACCCCCTGGGCGGCTGTCTCCCGATGGTTATCCAGATCCCCGTTTTTTTCGGCCTCTACAAGACGCTTCTTTTTGCCATCGAACTGCGTCACTCCCCCTTGATCTGGTGGATACAGGATCTCTCCGCTAAAGATCCCTATTACATTACCCCGATCATCATGGGGGCCACCATGTTTGTGCAACAGAAGATGACGCCTCCGGCGGGCGATCCGATGCAGGCCAAAATAATGCTTTTCATGCCGATCATTTTTACGGTGATGTTTTTGAATTTCCCCTCCGGACTGGTAATCTACTGGTTATTCAACAATATTATCAGCATCGGGCAGCAATATTACATCAATAAGCAACCCGCCTGAAACGGGACGAGGCAATGATATGCAAGTACTGGAATTTGAAGGTAAAACAATAGATGAAGCCATCGAGAGGGCCTGTAATGAATGGCAGGTTTCCCGCGGGAAACTTAACATAGAAATTATTGCGGAAGGAACTTCCGGATTTCTCGGTCTGCTGGGAGGCAAAAAAGCAAAGATCAAGGCCTCCTTGCTGTCCCTGGAGGAGGAGCTGAACAGCCCCGCGGTGAGATCGGAAACCCCGTCTCCGGTTAAAGCGGCGAAAATGCCGGCAGATTCATCCCCTAAGTCTCCCGCCGCACCTTTCCCGGAAACAGAACTAACCGAAGGTAAGACGGCCGCCCGCGCCAAGACGATCCTCGAGGGCATCCTGTCCCACATGAACCTTGATTGCCCGGTAACAACCCTGGAAACAGGAGAGAAAATCATCCTCAACATCACGGGTAATGGCGATGGACTGCTGATCGGTCGGCGCGGACAGAATCTTGACGCCCTGCAATACATCGTCAACAAGGCGGTGCATAAGTCCGGGAATGGCCGGAAGATGATCATCGTAGATACGGAATCTTATCGTCAGCGGCGGGAAGAATCACTGACCGAGCTCGCCGCCAAGATTGGCGAGAAGGTAAAAAAGACCAGGAAAGCGGTAACTCTTAACTATCTAAACGCCCACAATCGTCGCATTATCCATATGGCCTTGCAGGATGATTTGGGCATTACCACCAAGAGCCGGGGCGAAGGCGAATATCGAAAAATCATCATCGTGCCGGCAAATAAGGATTGACGTCGCCTTGGAAGATACTATCGCGGCTATCGCAACCCCGCTCGGCACGGGGGGCATCGGGATCATCCGCGTCAGTGGTTCCCAGGCGGAGGCCGTCGCCCGTTTGCTCTTCAAACCACGAAAACAATTGAATAATTTCGAGAGCCGACGTCTTTATCATGGGGATATTATCGCCCCTGACTCTGGCGAGCTGCTTGATGAAGTGCTTCTCACCCTGATGAAAAACCCCCACTCCTACACAGGCGAAGACACGCTGGAAATACATTGCCACGGCGGATACTTCATTCTGCAATCCGTCTTCAGCGCTGTAATTGCCGCCGGCTGTCGTCCGGCTGCGCCCGGTGAGTTTACGAAACGGGCTTTCCTGAATAATCGTCTCGATCTGGCGCAGGCGGAAGCCGTGCAGGATCTAATCATGGCTAAAACCCGGCGGGGGAGCGAGTTGGCCTTATCCCATCTCAAGGGTCGGCTGTCGAAAACAATTGACGATCTGCGCGGGCAGCTTGTCGCAGCGCTGGCCGGACTGGAAGCGGCCCTTGACTTCCCTGCCGACGAAATCTCCAGTGATTATAATATCCTGGCCTGTGCAGCCGACACCCTCACCAGTATCATCGGAAAGCTGCAAACCCTGCTGGCAACATATGAGCAGGGGAAGATCGTCCGCGACGGCGTTGACGTAGTGATCGCCGGCAAACCAAATGTGGGCAAATCGAGCCTCCTGAACAGCCTTTTGGGTGAAAAGAGGGCCATCGTCACACACTTGCCCGGCACCACCCGCGACTTTATCGAGGAATTCATCAATATCAACGGGTTGGCGGTAAAGCTTACCGACACTGCCGGCCTCAGGGCCGCTGAGAACATCATCGAAGCGGAAGGCATCGCACTGGTGCGGGAAAAACTTGCCACCGCCGATCTGGTTTTAGTGATCATAGACGGCAGCGCCGGCCTGACCGAGGAAGATCGAACGATCATGGCTGGGCTTCTTGGCCACAACCTCCTGTTGGTGGTTAACAAGAATGACCTTCCCCAGATGCTGGATATGCAACAAGTCCGGGCGATACTGCCGGAAGTAGATGTTTTACGCATATCGGCCAAATACGGTGACGGCCTGGATCAGCTTAAAGAGGCTATTCACCGCATCGTCCTTGGCGTTTCCGGCAACCGGCATACGGAGGTCATGATTGCCAATATCCGCCATAAAACCGCCCTGGAGAGAACAGTCGCCTTTCTATCTCAGGCCAGGGAAGGCGCCAAAAATAATCTTCCCCCCGAACTTGTGGCTATAGACCTCCGCGACGCCCTAACCAGCCTGAGTGAAATCGTCGCCAGAACGACAAACGAAGAAATCCTGCAGGAGATATTCTCCCGCTTCTGCGTCGGCAAGTAATTCCTGCCCCGCTGGGAAACTTCCAGAAAATATGGAGATATAATTTTACTTTTGAGAATTTTTCGGCTATCTTGGAAAGAGTGGGGAGACATAGAAAGGAGAGATGCTGATGGGCAAACTTAAAGAAGTGATTTTGGTCCTGGTCGTGCTGGTTTTAACCTCCGCAATTGCACATGCTGCGGAGAAGTGTGTCAACACGCAGGGCGAAGCCCTGATCATCAAAAGCGACGTCCCTTCGGCCAAGATGGAAGCCGTGGCCCGGGCCAAGTGGGCGGCGATTGAGCAGGTGGTAGGCACCGCCGTTAAGGCCCAGAGTTTTGTGCAGAACTTTATACTCGTCGAAGACGTAATGAAAACACAAGTTGCCGGAGTGGTAAGAAGTTATAAAGTCTTAAACGAGGCGAGTAAGGGTGAGACTCTTACTGTGAACATAAACGCCTGTGTCGAACCGGCCAAGGCCGAACAGGCGGTGTCCAGTTTAGCGCTGAATAGTTCCGTCGCGCTTTTCATACCAGCGCGGAAACCACGCGCCGGTAGAGGGGTAGATGAGTACCAGGAGACCAATATCCTCTCGGAAACCCTGATTGATAAAATCATCGGACAGGGCTACACAGTGACTGACGTTGCTCCCACCCAGACCATGGACGCTGCGGAGATAGAAAGGGCGGTAAAAAGCGGCAGCACCTTGGCCGTACGCAGCATGATGTACAAGTTCCTGTCCAACATCATCATCATCGGCAGTATAGACTATACCGTCTCGACGAGAAAAGGCGAAGACATCGGCTATGGTATCGCCATGCCTTTCAATAACGTTACCGTCCGGCTGAACTACCGGATCGTGGCAAAAAGCAGCAAAACCGGCAACATGGAAATCATTACGTCCGGAGTTGAAGAGGGCAAAGGCCTGGCGGGCAACGTGGAAGACGCGACGGCCAAGGGCATGACCAGCCTGACGGAAAAGGTAACTCCGAAGATTCTCGACAAGTTGGCCCAGTTTACCCAGAGTAATGTCA
This genomic interval carries:
- a CDS encoding diacylglycerol kinase family protein — encoded protein: MIAYLQRRISSFACAIKGAAFLIRSQPHARIHLAATGAVFVLGLALNLQRLEWCLLIIAIIIVWVAEGMNTALEAIADAVHPAHHPLIGRAKDVAAAAVLISAVGAVLIGILIFGNHVKVWF
- a CDS encoding MBL fold metallo-hydrolase; this translates as MIVRFWGARGSIPVSGREYLKYGGDTTCLEIRTKDDEIIVIDAGSGIRRLGNRLIAENRNHFALLFTHAHWDHLMGFPFFKPIYVAGTSIAVYGCPFVQTSIKQMIANIMLPPYFPVDFSDLKADINYHETCDTIFTHQAVQVTTISLSHPNQGIGYKFFENGKNFIFLTDNELGHRHPGGLAYEDYVAFSYKADVLVHDAEYREEDYRITRGWGHSVYKQALQLAIDAQVTKFGLFHHNQERSDAAVDEIVADCRRIVKEQRASLECFAVHQDMELSI
- a CDS encoding ammonium transporter; the protein is MNSGDTAWVLISSALVLLMTVGLAFFYGGLARRKNVLSIIMQCFIIMCVISLQWVLYGYSLAFGPDTGLGIIGGLAWLGLQGVGGQPNADYAATIPHQVFMIFQAMFAIITPALIIGAFAERIKFSAFLLFTILWSTLVYDPLAHWVWGTGGWLRDLGGLDFAGGIVVHVSSGVSALVMCILIGKRIGSDKQGYRPHNLPWTVMGAGMLWFGWFGFNAGSALAANGLAANAFVTTNTATAAAGLTWAIIEWHKHGAPTLLGTVTGAVAGMVAITPACGFVSPLNAIFIGIIVSVFCFFAITRIKARFGYDDALDVFGVHGVGGIWGTIATGLFAEKAINAVGADGLFFGGLHQFLVQVLLVIVAATYAVAVTWVLFKLIDALVGMRVERKDELIGLDLTQHNESAYTVLE
- a CDS encoding P-II family nitrogen regulator yields the protein MKLIIAIIQPHKLDEVIHALEEIDVNLLTVTNVLGRGRQKGVTEIYRGAKEVGTLLKKVKLEIAVNEDFVEPTIGAITKGAHTGEMGDGKIFVLDLGECVRIGTGERGGPAIG
- a CDS encoding phosphatase PAP2 family protein, whose amino-acid sequence is MKSRVKGANFPSNRWPSSQAIVFLLFLSMAGIFSVPSSWAADNLAICSPDRSDCERPQAIPGADLKLDMSYLKGYVGDTGKILTSPVRWDDREWYTAALVLSVTAGLYAYDQDLKDWVQRRRNRTTDDLAKVFTPFGNGLYTLPAAGFIYLYGEVQESEKAKRIGLLGAESIVLAGVFTGVVKIAGHRHRPNTGDQYNRWDGPGLSTDNLSFPSEHVSAAFALATVVAGESDGPYVAPAAYGMASLVALARVNDNEHWSSDVFLGAAVGYFTARAVLRYHKKKNSPLALLPDVSGDRYGILMLYRY
- a CDS encoding peptidylprolyl isomerase; its protein translation is MSENRGIEAIIKTNKGVIRLQLFADKAPLTVANFVNLVQRGFYNNLKFHRVISDFMIQGGCPQGTGTGGPGYKFRDEFSPGLRHDRPGILSMANSGPNTNGSQFFITHVPTPWLDGHHSVFGAIVGEEDMQVVNSISQNDRIDGITIDGDVAPLLAAFKPDLTAWNDKLNKS
- a CDS encoding cupin domain-containing protein; translated protein: MIVRNINGPEAIATTYIAHGGGMARMVLTSSLLKSMEFFAYAVVPSGNELEEHIDPVEEIYFILYGGGLMRVGEDEQEVKAGDAVWIPAGDRHGLKNTGTETTAIIVVAAYPTR